The Anopheles coluzzii chromosome 2, AcolN3, whole genome shotgun sequence genome window below encodes:
- the LOC120948468 gene encoding uncharacterized protein LOC120948468 isoform X4, whose protein sequence is MHQHTRKSSPAVAIRHSSTTEVRRPLPAQHRPRRHCFHRINVDIEVLFVDNRLVLGSTVSLNGISWANGTTMDPTNPSATGTASGGAILPTCSTISSASSQMHQHHHHPNPAATPFGAIGGAASGHGATGSGSGGGVGEHASSLLSPTLLSPGTNTGTASIATSRDEEDDSSNQASSGSKGSGQRTKSNQRWMKLRTTVQISSAMQKKPPLKREDSFLKRFSTRQIPEAQETVEDTGSEGATDAEKTVRRRRRFAKIPRTVVNPDENFYFYWLMLVTISILYNLWTLIVRQSFPELQSNASRFWLSCDCFTDIVFIFDVAVQLRTGYLEQGLMVYDSRKLAGHYLRSRAFLLDLAALVPLDILQFRLGSQPMLRFPRFFKVYRAVKYYYIVESRTVWPNLWRVVNLIHILLILAHWFGCFYFLLSEAEGFQGDWVYPYRPGDYATLTRKYLGSLYWSTLTLTTIGDLPTPETNAEPSQSADGPRSLPRRGLKSRLLQFNSSRGYVFTIVSYLIGVFIFATIVGQVGNVITNRNANRLEFERLLDGAKTYMRHHKVPGGMKRRVLRWYDYSWSRGRIQGGGDINTALGLLPDKLKTELALHVNLSVLKKVTIFQECQPEFLHDLVLKMKAYIFTPGDSICRKGEVAREMFIIADGILEVLSETGKVLTTMKAGDFFGEIGILNLDGLNKRTADVRSVGYSELFSLSREDVLTAMKDYPEAQEILQTLGRKRLMEVRCVNKKHANKHAAKEHAGDRSSNTHNNQGDSSDNSASKRIVDKLRSDVKGLKNVLRKSRTGTTRRSNESIEMQPLHGNATSGGGSGGAGSGGSAGSGGSKTSKTMLKRMPRVKSDDIHTEDEGKDNDKVPSPIGAGLPLLQRLRLLKEKQESIQEEPEPEVIGAGLPLMQRLKLLKAKEDRLAKESQSKLQVTSNQTSSSPSIVQSMSPTSPTVKAPPSPILNTTGVAGHHAKPTMRVSFKERLRQLHHQDSKHHGESKPSSVPVTIHETTDMKQHLLPIVPSPGSKAQPIQQQHHQQQSHHPSKPSTAQSLKDKIRSLGHLKADDQLKPWSKLKLATVVSLGGSYTSLNNAASEESPILKQSKRSRLKTSIPADLNLNSLVSMTPPPISSAPPTTCAPPSSFLPNKILSCAAGEAASVSDSEVASGSRTQRTTGDQGGARAVPARVRMKPKPIKLESTEPKSYLSIDDLSPEYCGLPFVKKLKILNERQKLAELESAIKTRSLSLDCTDSNTSTASTHDLLDQLTRSQSEGSGMAHTVRSKSESPKRSDSNGLLPLSPESNETLERRQLKSILKKLSEDKAALEQRPNRENLKKLMRAQTVEGYVARHSKFTKSVTFHRNTLSSPPSSAAQCDPIEERSLFPLLSAQTATGIVPGVPHSVAAAPLATSHVDERLSAVATASIEQEHERYYQVLHEEHHHHEEHHHRAEHRQFHRGVSPTGLPGPTIGDDDTRNALAVISNGDAHRGFPYDPHAEQEMDLVPGDGADPVTRSSLSALASQRKLIKGSLEEQEFFGEVLLGIKQVIQSHMKDIQVKFQDEFFNLEQEVKKRDDIISKLQNRILELEAEHHGLVGLQVQLPPEQGDMSYRKSGSSGSGSTGSSNELPFMRGDSLDTIFASSPHSDSDAPRQPKTRSRKPRTSPRHRQLRNRPNWDESTDQESFDRKDSPPIGPRPPPGGNGAPAGGSSTGPPPPVPPRRMSATATSTTTAVTMSATTDRIRSPYRDLVISELTGNIVSDSVIVNIEATSSSQSESQSENDQPYGEEEEEEDEQGEARQLMRHRRSRSRETDDDDNDGADEECDDEAVFGEELEGELEQEEEEEEEEAGNEEEDQEEEEQAEEEEEEEEEEEELNHNDWEVRMLAAELKKRESISTDFPADLEGGDGLVRRRSHRKRSDTDTDGSEGTERDAFGRPRASSLDQHNLQRRAAFGRAGRAPTIAGPPSAGPSAPRSRGGIFKALSFDRDKDRL, encoded by the exons CAGGATAAATGTTGACATTGAGGTGTTATTTGTTGATAACCGTCTGGTGTTAGGCTCGACGGTCAGCTTGAACGGGATTTCCTGGGCAAACGGTACGACG ATGGACCCGACGAATCCGAGTGCAACAGGGACAGCATCCGGAGGGGCAATACTACCAACATGTTCGACCATATCGTCCGCCAGCTCGCAGATGcatcagcaccatcatcacccgAACCCGGCGGCCACACCGTTCGGTGCGATCGGCGGTGCTGCATCCGGTCACGGGGCCACCGGAAGTGGATCCGGAGGCGGCGTCGGCGAGCATGCGTCCAGCCTGCTGAGCCCGACGCTGCTGTCCCCGGGGACAAACACCGGCACCGCCTCAATAGCGACCTCGCGTGACGAGGAGGATGACTCGAGCAATCAGGCCTCCTCCGGCAGCAAGGGTTCCGGCCAGCG GACGAAGTCAAACCAGCGATGGATGAAGTTGCGCACGACGGTACAAATATCCTCTGCCATGCAGAAGAAACCACCTCTCAAGCGAGAGGATTCCTTTCTAAAACGCTTTTCCACGCGCCAGATACCGGAAGCTCAG GAAACGGTGGAAGATACCGGCTCCGAGGGTGCGACCGATGCCGAGAAAACAGTCCGACGGAGGCGTCGGTTTGCCAAAATCCCGCGCACGGTCGTGAACCCGGACGAGAACTTCTACTTCTACTGGTTGATGCTCGTCACGATCAGCATACTGTACAACCTCTGGACGCTAATCGTGCGCCAGAGCTTCCCGGAGCTGCAGAGTAATGCGAGCCGCTTCTGGCTGTCCTGTGATTGCTTCACCGATATAGTATTCATCTTCGATGTGGCGGTACAGCTGCGCACCGGCTACCTGGAGCAAGGTCTGATG GTGTACGACTCGCGGAAGCTGGCTGGCCACTATCTCCGATCCCGTGCTTTCCTCCTAGATTTGGCGGCACTAGTACCGCTAGATATTCTACAGTTCCGGCTCGGTAGTCAGCCGATGTTACGATTTCCGCGGTTTTTCAAA GTCTATCGAGCGGTCAAGTATTACTACATCGTAGAGAGTCGCACCGTGTGGCCTAACCTATGGCGCGTCGTGAACCTCATACACATCCTGCTAATATTGGCCCACTGGTTCGGATGCTTCTACTTCCTGCTGTCCGAGGCCGAGGGCTTCCAG GGCGACTGGGTGTATCCGTATCGGCCCGGCGATTATGCCACGCTCACGCGCAAGTACCTCGGCAGCCTGTACTGGTCGACGCTGACGCTAACCACCATCGGGGACCTACCGACGCCGGAAACGAATGCCGA ACCGTCACAATCGGCGGACGGCCCTAGATCACTTCCCAGGCGCGGCCTCAAGTCCAGACTGCTGCAGTTCAACTCATCCCGCGG GTACGTGTTCACCATCGTCAGCTACCTGATTGGTGTCTTCATCTTTGCCACGATCGTCGGCCAGGTGGGCAATGTTATTACGAACCGCAATGCCAACCGTCTCGAGTTCGAGCGACTTCTGGACGGTGCAAAGACGTACATGCGGCACCACAAG GTACCGGGTGGAATGAAGCGGCGCGTACTCCGGTGGTACGATTACAGCTGGTCACGCGGCCGAATACAGGGCGGCGGAGACATCAACACCGCACTCGGGCTGCTGCCGGACAAGCTTAAAACCGAACTGGCCTTACATGTCAATTTGAGCGTGCTGAAAAAGGTGACAATATTTCAAGAGTGCCAGCCGGAGTTTCTGCACGACCTGGTGCTGAAAATGAAGGCCTACATCTTTACGCCGGGCGACTCGATCTGCCGGAAGGGTGAGGTCGCCCGGGAGATGTTCATCATCGCCGACGGCATCCTGGAGGTGCTGAGCGAAACTGGCAAGGTGCTGACCACGATGAAGGCGGGTGACTTTTTCGGCGAGATCGGCATCCTCAACCTGGACGGGTTGAACAA ACGAACAGCCGATGTGCGCTCGGTCGGCTATTCGGAGCTGTTCTCGCTGTCCCGCGAAGACGTCCTGACTGCGATGAAGGACTACCCGGAAGCACAAGAGATCCTGCAGACGCTGGGTCGGAAAAGACTGATGGAGGTGCGCTGCGTCAACAAGAAGCACGCCAACAAGCACGCCGCTAAGGAACACGCCGGTGATCGTAGCTCAAATACCCACAATAACCAAGGTGATAGTAGTGATAATAGTGCCTCAAAACGTATCGTAGATAAGCTTAGGAGTGATGTTAAGGGACTGAAGAATGTGCTGCGCAAGTCCAG GACGGGAACAACTAGACGCAGCAATGAGTCGATCGAGATGCAGCCACTGCACGGGAACGCGACCTCGGGCGGAGGATCGGGCGGTGCGGGCAGTGGCGGCAGTGCCGGAAGCGGAGGCAGCAAAACGTCCAAAACGATGCTGAAGCGCATGCCGCGCGTCAAGTCGGACGACATACACACGGAGGACGAGGGCAAGGACAATGACAAGGTGCCGAGCCCGATCGGTGCCGGGCTTCCACTGCTGCAACGTCTCCGGCTGCTTAAGGAGAAACAA GAATCGATACAGGAAGAACCGGAACCGGAAGTGATCGGCGCCGGGTTGCCGCTGATGCAAAGACTGAAATTGCTCAAAGCGAAAGAGGATCGGCTAGCGAAGGAAAGCCAATCGAAG CTGCAAGTGACATCGAACCAAACATCAAGCTCACCATCGATCGTACAAAGCATGAGTCCGACGTCCCCGACGGTGAAGGCACCGCCGAGTCCGATCTTAAACACGACGGGTGTGGCAGGACATCACGCCAAACCGACGATGCGCGTGTCGTTTAAGGAGCGCCTTCGCCAACTGCACCATCAAGACTCCAAGCATCACGGCGAATCGAAGCCCTCCTCCGTACCGGTCACGATACACGAGACCACCGACATGAAACAGCACCTGCTGCCGATTGTACCATCGCCCGGCAGTAAAGCGCAGCcgatacagcagcagcatcatcaacaacaatcgcACCATCCCAGCAAGCCGTCCACCGCGCAGTCCCTGAAGGATAAGATACGCTCGCTGGGCCACCTGAAGGCGGACGATCAGCTGAAACCGTGGTCCAAGCTGAAGCTGGCAACGGTGGTCAGTCTCGGCGGAAGCTACACCAGTCTCAACAATGCCGCGTCCGAGGAGTCACCCATTCTGAAGCAATCCAAGCGCAGCCGGCTCAAAACTTCCATCCCTGCCGATCTCAATCTGAACTCGCTGGTCTCGATGACGCCACCGCCCATTTCTTCTGCCCCACCGACCACGTGTGCTCCACCGTCGTCCTTTCTGCCGAATAAGATCCTATCCTGTGCGGCGGGCGAAGCAGCCTCGGTCAGCGACAGCGAGGTAGCCAGTGGTAGCCGGACGCAACGGACCACTGGCGACCAAGGGGGCGCCCGTGCCGTACCGGCGCGCGTGCGCATGAAACCGAAACCCATCAAGCTGGAGTCCACCGAACCCAAGAGCTACCTGTCGATCGACGACCTGTCGCCCGAATATTGCGGCCTGCCCTTCGTCAAGAAGCTGAAGATCCTGAACGAGCGCCAGAAGCTGGCCGAACTGGAGTCGGCAATCAAGACGCGCAGCCTCAGCCTGGACTGTACCGATTCGAACACCAGCACCGCCAGCACGCATGACCTGCTCGACCAGCTGACGCGCAGCCAGAGCGAGGGCTCCGGCATGGCGCACACGGTCCGCTCCAAGAGCGAGTCGCCGAAGCGCTCCGACTCGAACGGGCTGTTACCGCTCAGCCCCGAGTCGAACGAAACGCTCGAGCGGCGCCAGCTGAAGAGCATACTGAAGAAGCTGTCCGAGGATAAGGCCGCGCTAGAACAGCGCCCGAACCGCGAGAACCTCAAGAAGCTGATGCGAGCGCAAACGGTCGAAGGGTACGTTGCCAGACACAGCAAATTCACCAAAAGCGTCACCTTCCATAGGAACACACTCTCTAGCCCTCCCAGCAGTGCTGCCCAGTGTGACCCTATTGAAGAACGTAGTCTTTTTCCCCTTCTTAGCGCACAAACGGCCACCGGCATCGTGCCGGGCGTGCCACATTCCGTAGCGGCGGCCCCGTTGGCCACGTCGCACGTCGACGAGCGTCTGTCGGCGGTGGCCACCGCGTCCATCGAACAGGAGCACGAACGCTACTACCAGGTGCTGCACGAggagcaccaccaccacgaggAGCACCATCACCGCGCGGAGCACCGTCAGTTTCACCGCGGGGTGTCACCGACGGGGCTCCCAGGCCCGACGATCGGTGACGACGATACGCGCAACGCCCTGGCGGTCATCAGCAATGGTGACGCACACCGGGGCTTCCCCTACGATCCGCACGCCGAACAGGAGATGGATCTAGTGCCGGGGGACGGTGCGGATCCGGTGACCAGATCGTCCCTCTCCGCCCTAGCCAGCCAGCGCAAGTTGATCAAAG GTTCGCTGGAGGAGCAGGAGTTTTTCGGCGAAGTGCTGCTGGGCATCAAGCAGGTCATCCAGTCGCACATGAAGGACATACAGGTGAAGTTTCAGGACGAGTTCTTCAATCTGGAGCAGGAGGTGAAGAAGCGGGACGACATCATATCAAAGCTGCAGAATCGCATCCTGGAGCTGGAGGCGGAGCACCACGGTCTGGTGGGACTGCAGGTACAGTTGCCCCCGGAGCAGGGCGACATGTCTTACCGCAAGTCCGGTTCGTCCGGATCGGGCAGCACGGGATCGTCCAACGAGCTACCGTTTATG CGCGGTGACTCACTGGATACCATCTTCGCTTCCTCCCCGCACTCCGACTCGGACGCCCCGCGGCAACCAAAAACACGCAGCAGAAAGCCGCGCACATCGCCCCGCCACCGCCAGCTACGCAACCGTCCCAACTGGGACGAGTCAACCGATCAGGAGAGCTTCGATCGGAAAGACTCACCACCGATCGGTCCACGCCCGCCGCCCGGTGGCAACGGTGCACCGGCCGGCGGATCTTCCACTGGACCTCCACCCCCCGTACCGCCGAGACGAATGTCGGCAACGGctacctccaccaccaccgccgttACCATGTCCGCTACGACGGACCGTATCCGCAGCCCGTACCGCGATCTGGTCATTTCGGAGCTCACCGGGAACATCGTTTCCGACAGCGTGATTGTAAACATTGAGGCCACGTCCAGCTCGCAGTCGGAATCGCAGTCCGAAAACGATCAGCCTTACggggaggaagaagaggaagaggacgaGCAGGGCGAGGCGAGGCAGCTAATGCGGCATCGGCGCTCCCGGAGCCGCGAAACCGACGATGACGACAACGATGGTGCGGATGAGGAGTGCGACGATGAGGCAGTATTTGGCGAAGAGCTCGAGGGAGAGCTTGagcaggaagaggaggaagaggaggaagaggcaGGCAATGAGGAGGAAGACcaagaagaggaagaacaggcagaggaggaagaggaggaggaggaggaggaggaagagctCAATCACAACGACTGGGAGGTGCGAATGCTGGCGGCGGAGCTGAAGAAGCGCGAAAGCATCAGCACCGACTTCCCGGCCGATCTGGAGGGTGGCGACGGGTTGGTGCGCCGTCGCAGCCACCGCAAGCGCAGCGACACGGACACGGACGGTAGCGAGGGAACGGAGCGGGACGCGTTCGGGCGGCCGCGAGCCTCCAGCCTCGATCAGCACAATCTGCAGCGGCGGGCCGCCTTTGGGCGGGCGGGCCGAGCCCCGACCATAGCGGGCCCACCGTCGGCCGGCCCCAGTGCGCCCCGGTCGCGGGGCGGTATCTTTAAGGCCTTGAGCTTCGACCGGGACAAAGATCGTCTCTGA